In Malus sylvestris chromosome 2, drMalSylv7.2, whole genome shotgun sequence, the genomic stretch atgaaaatcatacttctcgacgagacgaagagaatgtcATCTTTCTTGACAGCTAACTCATCGTGATTTGGCcaaaaaatggctcgaaagtagAGAATGGTACATTTCTTGACAGCTAACTCGTCGTGATTTGGCCAGAAAATGGCTCGAacgtaccattctctttgtcttgtcgagaagtatgattttcgtttttgaatcactcgatttcgttgactattgaagaagttatgaacgtttaaagtttacccagtttttgGCAAGTTTTCCAGTCACCTTTCTGGCTATTTTCCGGCTATATCCGGCAAATATTGGTctttcaaataggtataatcttgttctacacttttttatcttcattttgatatattatgggtcgaatttgattaagaaatgattgagttacgaagctttgaaaattgtccaaacttccggccaagagctttgggacacttaacggagttttgaacggaatgaccaaaataatggatggtgtacaatctcatggaccatttctattgattttataggtcaaatttgattaagaaacaattgagttacgaaactttgaaaattgtccaaacttctGGCTAAGAGCTCCTCCAggacacttaatggagtttttaacggaatgaccaaaataatggatggtggacaatcttaggaaccatttctattgattttcaatttcagggatcaaagtgatgtgttatgcaaatctcaggaaccattttggttaaaaaaacctaaaaataaataataaataaataaataaaataaaacttgtaAAACATATTAACTTCCAAATAATGTTTCGAAATTTCCGAAATTACTCTAACTCCAAAGTTTataaaaattccaaatttaaaaattatgttcCAACCTAGTCCTAGTCCGAAACTTGGGATTGGATATTGGTAACACATGGTTTCCGATTCTGAAAAACACCCGTACATTGGCCTTCAAATTTGACACTCaacttataagttataactaaAAGGGTTTGATTACGAATGCAATGCCAATTTGCATACAAAGTTTGAAACTGAATGTGCTGCTTAATACTATAATCCTGTACTTAAACTACCATATGGTGTATTCTCACCTTCACCACCACCGACCTAAAATGTTTCGCCCAGTTAAACACGTTGAGATCATGCAAAGGGTTGTAGCTTAAGTGTTTAGAGCCCCTTTTTGTGTATCTGAAGTTTCGTGATCGATTCCACGCTCTCCTAGTATCACTCGCATTAAACACAATGAGATCATAGATAAGACCAGGTGGCTTGTGAATCAAGCAATTTTATATCATCAGCTCCATTCTCTTTTGACCCAAATTTAGGCAAGAGAAATGGGAATGTCTACAAATAAATATTGTAACCAACACTTTGATAAATGACAAGAACAAAGACAGCCGAAATTCACACAATAATCTGTCACCTATGAATATCTCCCCTTCAACTTGTTAGGAAATCCGAATATATCCAAAGCCGAGCATCTTTGCCGTGAGAGAACATACTTCATATTGCCTGCAGGAGAGGTCAACTATTTCGGTACAGTACATCTCTCACTTGTTGGAGAATTATTCTGCACCTCAGTGCTGCAATAAACTCTGCATCATTAAACCTACGTCATCTCATTAGATAAGCAAAACTGGGTATTTCTTCAAACTTTCAGTGGTTACGGTTAGCTGTTTAGTACCTGACAATACAAAAGGACGATCAGGGAAAGGACCTTTAACGGTAGGTAATCAAAGAACTAACCAAATTTAGCTATAACTTACATGTTTCTCTGGTATCTAGCAGTTGGTAAAAGCTCTTCAATTTCGATTTTCATATTAGAGCTAGGCGATCCCCTCTTATTTTCATTCTCATTAACTACAACATCCACAAAAAATGCTGCACACACTGGCCGATGGTCAGAGAACCGAGACTCTCCACGTATGTAAGAAAGTTGTCTAATCCCATTTCCATGCCATAGTATTCTATCACACCTGCAATTTTAAACGAGTCAAATAAACTTCTTTGTTAAATGTCAATTGGGTTCCGTAAGTACATTCTTCCAGTCGACCTACCAAGCTGgtgttcttcttttctttttcgatGTTTTTATCTCTCCAAAATATGTGTCTGAGTTATAAAAGTATTTGTAAGTAGGTGCAAAGTAGATTTTCCCCTCTTTCCATCCTTTGAATACTCGCCCTGCTTCTCTTTCGATCTTGAGCTATATATGcaaccaaaaacaaacaaaaattattaGTACACCATGAAAGATTGAAATGTGATCTGATATGATTGTACTTATGTTGTACCTGTAGTTCCCAACATAAATTTCTTATTCTTTCATGGCAAAATCAGTTACCTGATCTTTGTCAAGAAGTGCATCCCAGTTGTTGTCCATCAATAGCTTTTGGGTTTCAGAGTAGCTCAAAGCAATGCGGTAATTCAAGTCCCCTAACCATATGACCACACTAGATCCATTTGCAAAGAGATTAATCAGATAATTAGTGTCAATAAATGTGGGAAAATAGTGTTGGATTATAAAAAGGGTTCAGTACTTTAATAACAAGGTTGAAATATGCTTACTCATGTCCTAGAATTTTATCCGGCATCCTACTACGAGCTGTTTTGCAAATCTTCGGAAACTGAGTGCTTTTAAGAATCTCTAAAACATCCAGATTTCTCCTAAGCTCATCGCCCTCTTTCTCCCCAGATGCCAAGTGACTgcagacaaagcaaaagcttgtcTGATGGAATAAGAAGCTCACAGATATACATCCCTGCAACCAGTATACAAAATCATCTATGTACTGTAAAAGGTTTTTTATGTATAACCGACATCTGGTGCTTGTaaaagttttaacaaaataccTTGTTTCCAAGTCCCATTATCCCGCGACTGATGCAAGAGATCCTCAAGTGGCTAACATATTGTATATACTCTTTCCTCGCCCAAATAGTAACAAAAATTCCTACCATTTGCTTACTTGCTATAAGGCCGTACTTCATCTGGTTGGTAGTAGAGGCCATGGAAATTTCCGATATATCAAAGGCATTAGATCCATCCTCATCTGGATCTGAAGAAAGGTCGTCTTCATTTATGTTTGGTTGTTGGCACCGAAAACAAAAATCTTTACTCTGTTTCCTTTCTAGTTCAAAAGGGCAGTTGCAACTCTTCAACCTCCGTTTGCTCTCTGTCCTAAAAGTCTTACTGACCTTTTTAAGGGAAGGCTTCGGGGAAAATCGTGAACCACCTGCTTTGCTTCTTGAACACCCATCAGGTGATTTGTTTAGCGACTGATTGATTAAAGCGAGCCATTTTGCTGCAGGTTCATTATCTTCTAGAACTAGTACATTTCCTGCATTTAGCGGAACAATTTCCTGGAAACTGATGGTAAAAAgcagaaaaattaattagatgAACAATCAATATCTTCTACAGAAGCACAAACAATATGGAATTACATTTTCATTTTAAAGGCTGTACCAAACTGAtatgacaaaacaaaaaatacacgCAGAAGATAAAAGTCACTAGTTTCTtttgaagatgtgactacgggacagaggttcaaaaACGAGTACCCAAATGTACAatttcatttgaaaaaattgtcaaaataaTTTATCCGTTTGAAACTATAAAAATCAAAGGCAaacacaaagaaaatgaaaaaaaaacagaataaaTAAAGAGACCATACCCCAAGACATATATGTCTGATTCATTATTAACCTGCAGAAAATCATCCAGATTAAGGCCACTATGAGGAGATTTCCCTCCTGCATTCCATGTCGCTACAAAAACCCTGAAACAAAAAAACCGAGAAAGCAAAAGCCAAAAGTTATCGCATATGCATTCTTGTGAGCGGATAGAAAGACGGAAACAAGAACTAGTTGTAGAAGATATTCCAATTACCGAAAGGACTGAACATATTGACCGGCAGGCATTTGAGACCCTGTGTCACTTATAGATTGAATGTCAACTGATGGGTTAGACTGCCGTGCTTCTGAAATAGGATACAATTACGTAAAGACTTCATGGTAAGATGTCAAATTTATAAGAATTGTAGGCTAAGCAAGACAGAAATTTTCTTTGGAAGTTAAAAAggaagcagagagagagagagagaggtggggaTGAGAGGGACATTTTTTATGCTTGCTAGTTGCTACCTTTCTTGCAGTAGCTTAGATTTGAAACATGAATATATTCTAAGATTACATTTCCATGgtgctctccctctctctgtaGCAATCGATATCTTTCTTACCAAAAACGCCATTTTTAGACCCCAAATGTCTTATATGGTAGGACCAATGTCCCTATCTTACCAAACAGTTAAAGAAGAACAAATCCATTCAAAAAAAGAAGAGTAAATCACATCCTTCAAAAAGCAGATGGGATTCTATTCTGCGGTTCCAAAAAGAAAGATAACATCAACTATAATATAAGTCCCCAATTGCAAGGaatatcctctctctctctctctctctctctctctctctctctctctctctctctctctctctctagattttcTCCATTGGAAAACAATGGTGATAAGTGATTGAATTGAAACCAGAAAGAAACACATTTACTCACCTGAGAAATCCGAAGAGcctcttccttctttctcctttgtGGTGAAGATTTTATGAATAAAAGACTGAAACAAAAGGGTAAACACAAAAtccaattaattaacaaaatctgaTAAAAAAACACCATTCTGTTTGCCGAAAGATCCATTTTTTTTATCTACAAaattgaaaagaagaagaatttggaaacaaaaataagaaaaaggaaCCTTCTTTTTCACGTCTTGATTGCTGACAGGCATTCCGAAGGTGCAACTTTTTCATCAACTGTTATTCACAGACCTTCACAAACCTACAGATAACAGATTTATACTGCAATTAGATCAAAACCTTCCAAACCGGATAATTAAATTGCTCCTATTTCTTTTAAatcgtcaaaaaaaaaaaaaaggaaatttcatgaattggacaaaataaattatAGATTAAAAACAAAGAGGACAACGTGAGAATATTTGTAAAATATTGAGATTGAACAAACGAATACAATTCTCAGAGAATAAGACTCTAGTTACCTACATCCAAAAAATAGCATCAAACACAAACACCCAAATGCAATTCAGTTTCAGATGACAGAATAAATAGAACATAAATTACCAGAACTTGGTGAAGGATGAGATCTCTGTAAActtatataaatataatatatatgtatatatgtatatatttatatattattataaagAAAGAGTGGCAATGGCAACAAGAACAACCAACCCATGAAACAAGTTGACAGGCAACATGGGTTTTCTCGAGAAAGTCAACTGGACAAAGCGATTCCCTGTTCCTTGCCTTGATAAAATATTTggatttgtttgtttaatttattttttattccagaacaaaaaaaaaaaaggagatggAGAATTGAACGTGATAAGACTGGTAAGGAGACCTGCATATTCCATATggatggcttcaaacttccaccTCTTGTTCTTCCATAGATGGTGTTTCAAGAAAAGTCCTCtccctttgttttttgttgatggacaatacaaacaaagacaaATGCAATAAATAATTTCACGAGCGAAACTTATTAgtgtttttaatatatttttattgattttaatatatatataggttacGATCCGAAGACATATCGTTTTTCACACATTTTAACACTCATTTGATAGGGCTCACTTCTCAATGTATTTTAACAATCCGAACCGTCGGTATTTAGTACATCATTCATAAATCATCCTTGCTAAAAAtttagacaaatccaaaataattatgaaattcATTTATAGTGAAAAATGGTCGAATACGgttctacaaagaaacactaaatTTAATCCAACCGTATAGTTTTGGATTTGAGTGATTTTTAGTGCACATAATTTTTTAGGTAAGACATAAAAAATAGACAATTAGGTCGTGAGATACACCATTAGATGGATTCCACAAAAACTTgtgtcaaaatatatttttaaaacgtgaccttatatatattatttattatttttaacatgtttcttcaaaaaatttatatatctTTTGATATTTAAAGCGTTATTTGGCTttgcaatttttatttttttaagaattacTTTATTgaaacgaaaaagaaaataacaatTCTCAAGTATTACAATTTCTTTTTCAACTAATTTTTTGTGACATTTAATATGTTCTTAAGAAAGCAAATTTTCTATCAGAAAGTGATTTTACACACTTTTTAGCTTTTCACTTCACTCTTTATTTTTGGCAATTGAATTGAGTAAATCAACGGACATGATTAAACATATGTGTTAGAGGTTTAAAAGAGTATACTTATATTCCCTTTTTTAGCCGATGCTAGCACTAGTATTGGTCTTCATGTAAAGACACTTGCATTTGAGAAATGTCTGTCAAACTAAGGCGagatttgtttttctatttgatTCTGGTTATACTTGTGGTTCTTTTTATGGAAGCTTTcactttttgaaaaaataaaaaaataaaaaaataaaaaataaaaacagtttATAACAAAATTAAGTATAACAATCTGAAGAAATAGAAAGGTTCTGCAActcaacttaaaaaaaaatgatagcaAAAAAAACACGACGTTAAATATATGTAAATCTTATCAGTCACTAACTCTTCATATAAatttaaacacaaaaatataccaaatataattatatacgtGCAATTAGCAAGTAAAATGctaaatattattgtttttttgttcttgggaaaaatttaaatacaatgatGAGAGGGGTCAAAAGAAAGAGGGGGAAGAGAAGATTGTGAAATGTCCCATCAAATAAAGTCCAACACAATTAGTTGGGAATTGGGATTTGGGAAGTAATCGTTGTTTTATGTCAGTTTGTACTTTGTTTTCTTCTCTGGAAGAAAGTTGGTTTTGAAAATCCCGGATCTCTTTCTTCTAATTTATTAAATTAGAGAATTTGTATTACTAAAATTTGATAAAACagttgaaattattataatttttaaagtagATTCATGTTTGTAacagttaaatcaaatttcaatgacatGAATTTTCTAATTTAGGAAATTAGAGGAAAGAAACGGATCCCTTTCCTCGAAAATCTACATGCTACTTGTCTCTTCATCTCTCGAATAGTTGAACTGTTATAACGAAATCATCAACGGATCTATTTTTAAATGAGAAAAAATCTATTTGGTACTTTGTTCTTAAATTTTAGCAGATTATGGTCATGGTTTTCGTGCGTCCCACTTTCTagttcattaaaatttgatgggAGAGAGAAACGAGAGGGAGGGGTTTATTTaatgtcttttttatttttaattttgtgtgaCAGAGGAAAAAGAGGCCCcacgtgtgtatgtgtgtgtctcCGTCAAACAGTCAAACTTGGGAGGCTTTGTTTGTGGGTTATGGTTTCCTGGCAGTACGGCAGGCGCTGCCACCGCTGCCGCCAATATAATAATCTTAATATTCCCTTGGCCGGTCCCAGGTTTGGGCTTTTGGGGCTCATCGTGCTTTTGCCAATTGTCAATCTTTCTTTCTTCACGGTTAAACTACATTTTACATACCGTGGAAAATGTTATGGagattttttataaaagtagGACTCTCCATAGATACTTTGGCGCCTCATTGTTTACACAATTTTGGTGATATAAAGTTTTACGCTTAAAATATGAGGTGACGGAAAGTTTCATTTTAAGAGAGTCTCGCATTTCTCTTTATCAAAATTTAAggtaagcctcacaatggactatgAGGTTTTGATTTTCATATAGCACCATGATAATTTTGACTAACGTTGAGCCAATTTACACCTTTTTGTTAGGTTGACCGTTGGAGGGTGAGTCTTAGCTCGGATTCATGAGCAGTTAATGGTTGACCATACAATCAACTTAAATTGATGTAAGTTGGAGAAATGTCAAAAGTCTAGGGTGTAATGTGAAAattttgatattatgtgatctGATTTGTATTAAAACTCACACCAAACCTCAGTTGGTTAAGATGCACTTAGCCCTTTTATGGTTGTGGAGACCGATTTATACTTGCGGACAAAAGGAGGACCGCATTATCGGCATTTTCTAGTGTTGgaatttcaaataaaaaatagtctAAAAGGACAAACCAACTAACTTGGTTTGTCAATAACTAACTAATCTCGATCGATATTGTACTGAAACCGATCTGGTCAAACGTCGAACAGGTTCTCAAATCATGAATAGTCAGTAAAGTATAACCAATCTTAAACTGTCAGTAAAATTGAACCAACTGACTCaattttaaaatgttcataTTTTAATGTAGAACTAGAACCTTTTGGACTGAAATTGAGCAGAACAAAAACTTCCAATACAACTTTTGCATTCTTATATGGAACCAAACTAGTTCTATTTGCTCCACATTTCTAGTCTTTTGTTTTCGTTCCCTAGTTCTATTGGTCTTGGGTTTTGTCAAGGGCAAAGCCTTTGGACCACGTAACACAGCTTACAAGAAATGGTTGTCGactgtttaaccataaaatgctAAGTATTGGTTTTAGGAAGAAGCTAATTAAGCATACAACAAATGTGTAAATTTGATGGTACCAAAAACAATGTCGAAAAAAGGAAGATCAATTTCTTCAAGGCTGGCAAAGGGAGGGAGGGGGCTCCCAGACAACATGTTTTGGACTCAACATTTTTGTACTTCAAACTTGAAGCTGCTGGATCCCATTCCCCACACACACTTCTCAATATTTGAATATAATGTTTAATCTGCACTTTTGACTGTGTTTGGATCTAATATCTTGAGTCTAATTGTGCCTTATATTAAGTTTGTAATGGATTATGGGTGTGATGAGGATTTTCAGttatataattatttaaaaagaggttattcaataaatttatataatGTTTTTTGAGTATGCAAATATGATGGTCGTGATGAGACTGAATGGtaatattgtcctacattataACTTTGGATCTTATCAAGGACATATACTTTTAACACGTCACTCtataatgtatttcaacgattCAAACATTTATTTTTAGGTCTTCTAAAAGAATAATATGATTTCTCTTTGAAAGTAGATAAATCGATAACATTAGATAAATAAGCTTGTTGTCTCCATGTCCCAAACTTAGGACCCAATTCCGAAAAACACCATACCTTGAAATGGTTTGATAACTCTTAAAGCACCATATTCTCTTACAAGTCGAATTTTAGGGACAAGTTCTACTCATGAACTCTAAATTCTATCCACTCCGCCGGTTCTCTAGTCCCCTCTTTGCCGTTTTGTTGCTACCCTATTCCAAACCTTTTGGACCACAATATTGGCAACAAGAAAAAAGGGTGGTCAAAATATAGTTCAATCAATCATATTATTAAGACTTGCTTTCTATTTACAGCGGAAAGGTGCAGATTCTTTGAAAAAAACCAGTGAGTGAGAAGACCCTTCTGGTCCCAAAGCATCAAacatactatatatatatatatatagtgtgtGTACagacatatataatatattcgtAACCTGTAACACCAATAATATTCTTACTTTTTGGTTTTACATTCTAGCTTATTAAGCAATACTTGCAAAAAATTTAAGTGGTTTGCGATTCAATTTAAAGCTTCAGCCTTGCAGAAGGTACGTGTTatgatttatttcttcatttgcaTTGTCCACGATATTGAGAGTGCTGTTAAGAATAACCTTCATTGTGACAGGCTCGCCTCATGACTCAAATGGTTAAGGACGTTGACTCTTGTACTCGAGCTCATGTGTTTGAACTCTGTCATCCGAAAATATCACTTGtatataaacaaaacaaagaaccTTTTGACTACGTACCATGCAGCATAGAAAGTAGAAAAACCCTTCATTCTTTTTCCCACGTCGAGAAACCATTCTTTCTATCATCTTTAAACATGTTTTTGGGTGCTAGCATTTTAATTAATTCAgtcaaacccaaaaccaaagcaTCAAAGACCAAAATATGCTTAAAGGTTAAATCTTGAAACTAAGACTAGGTTTCCGTTTCAAGCGGAAAGGTGCGAAGTTTTTTGGAAGGAGCCGAGCCAGTCATCGCTCATCAGCTAGTGAGATTTATAGTCTTCTCTTCTGGTCCCAAAGCATCCAAGATATCATTACGTTCCAAATAGTAGGGATTACTTTAGGCATTTAGGGGGAAGGCTAAGCATACAAAACGTATGGGCATTATATATAAGAGGAAGAGCATGTTTCCTGGGTTGTTACTTTAGGCTTTTAGAGGCAATGTATGCACAGATAAAATTATAGCTTCCGGAAGATGAAGAACATTTTCGATTCTTTTGGTTAAAGTATTGGACGGGCCAAAGCATTATAACAAATAAAATGATCTATACACAAGAGGTAGGCTTTCAAAAGCATGATAACATACCCAGCTACTCTAGATTAAAGCCCAAATGAAGCAAGATTATCTGCTAGAAAAATCTCGTTCATGATCCAAGACATATAGTTCCATCAAAGCTATTCATGCATTTAGCGGGTACGTGTAATAAACAAATTAGCAAAACGTCTCATgtttgttcttttgatttgaAGCATTTGAGGTTTATGATCCAGTTCAAAACTTTATCTATGTAAAAAAAATGTTCTAAAATACGATGTAAAACAGTTATAGACATTAGAGGGATCTAGATATTATACTTCAAAGGTTGGAACCCATTAACCACGAAGGTTTTTCTAAGTCCAATCTGATGAATCTTGAGGCAAAACTTAAGATTTGGATTTTGTTGGTGGATTACCAGACTCTTTTGGTCATTTACTCACACCCCTTCT encodes the following:
- the LOC126583810 gene encoding type I inositol polyphosphate 5-phosphatase 10-like; the encoded protein is MPVSNQDVKKKSFIHKIFTTKEKEGRGSSDFSEARQSNPSVDIQSISDTGSQMPAGQYVQSFRVFVATWNAGGKSPHSGLNLDDFLQVNNESDIYVLGFQEIVPLNAGNVLVLEDNEPAAKWLALINQSLNKSPDGCSRSKAGGSRFSPKPSLKKVSKTFRTESKRRLKSCNCPFELERKQSKDFCFRCQQPNINEDDLSSDPDEDGSNAFDISEISMASTTNQMKYGLIASKQMVGIFVTIWARKEYIQYVSHLRISCISRGIMGLGNKGCISVSFLFHQTSFCFVCSHLASGEKEGDELRRNLDVLEILKSTQFPKICKTARSRMPDKILGHDVVIWLGDLNYRIALSYSETQKLLMDNNWDALLDKDQLKIEREAGRVFKGWKEGKIYFAPTYKYFYNSDTYFGEIKTSKKKRRTPAWCDRILWHGNGIRQLSYIRGESRFSDHRPVCAAFFVDVVVNENENKRGSPSSNMKIEIEELLPTARYQRNMY